From Alteromonas australica, one genomic window encodes:
- a CDS encoding ABC transporter permease: MIINVAKTICADQWRYWLRTKVAATVLMLGAILTLAALVVNAFHIEEAAHAREHLQTEAEERFKAQPDKHPHRMVHYGHYVFRAPTPLSVIEPGVDTYTGNAIFLEGHRQNSAMFAQQRQSAGLTRFSSLTPSFLALVLAPLFIILIGYGSVSREREAGTLTLLLSQGTTRWPLMLGKLLALVTASSLFLLPLLLACLYVAFSSESTLIVLLFCLSYAVYFLLWATVVTACSALFEKSSVSFTVLIVIWMAVCVLFPRLGSSVATNAAPSIGKLEADFKVEEKLRSLGDGHDVNDPAFKKLKEDLLAKYNVDSVDELPVNFRGVVAQYSEGRQAKVLNEFAENRMNEELEQAEIARQFGWLSPTVAVRAISTILAGTSLETHHRFLKEAEALRLAFVQGLNKVHVEKLDYKLDMNRNASEEAADKAVVAADNWALLSEFNFKPEAANTRISNALIYFLQLFVWVCITALLLKAAVRRLNP; the protein is encoded by the coding sequence ATGATAATAAATGTAGCAAAAACCATTTGTGCAGATCAGTGGCGCTATTGGCTGCGCACAAAAGTCGCCGCTACGGTACTCATGCTAGGGGCAATCCTTACCCTTGCGGCACTTGTTGTAAATGCGTTTCACATTGAGGAAGCTGCACACGCAAGAGAGCACCTTCAAACTGAAGCGGAAGAACGTTTTAAAGCACAGCCTGATAAGCACCCTCACCGCATGGTGCATTATGGTCACTACGTATTTCGGGCACCTACACCATTAAGTGTGATAGAACCTGGGGTAGATACCTACACAGGTAACGCTATTTTCTTAGAAGGCCATCGCCAAAATAGCGCCATGTTTGCCCAGCAGCGACAATCAGCTGGGCTTACCCGTTTTAGTAGCTTAACCCCAAGCTTTCTTGCGCTGGTGCTTGCGCCATTATTTATTATTCTTATTGGCTACGGCAGTGTGTCACGAGAGCGTGAAGCGGGTACTCTTACCCTGTTATTGTCTCAAGGTACTACTCGCTGGCCACTCATGTTAGGGAAGTTATTAGCACTGGTTACAGCAAGTAGCTTGTTTTTGCTGCCTTTGCTTTTGGCGTGCCTGTATGTTGCATTCTCAAGCGAAAGTACACTGATTGTGCTGCTGTTTTGCCTAAGTTACGCCGTTTACTTCTTGCTATGGGCTACCGTTGTCACTGCGTGTTCAGCGTTATTTGAGAAAAGTAGCGTTAGCTTCACCGTGCTTATTGTTATTTGGATGGCTGTGTGCGTGTTATTTCCTCGCTTGGGAAGCAGCGTAGCGACAAATGCTGCCCCCTCAATAGGCAAACTAGAAGCCGATTTCAAAGTAGAAGAAAAGCTTCGCAGTTTGGGAGATGGTCACGACGTTAACGACCCTGCATTCAAAAAGCTAAAAGAAGATTTATTAGCGAAATACAATGTTGATTCTGTTGACGAGCTCCCCGTTAACTTCCGTGGTGTTGTTGCTCAGTATTCAGAAGGCAGGCAAGCAAAAGTGCTTAATGAGTTCGCTGAGAACAGAATGAACGAAGAGTTAGAACAAGCTGAAATTGCACGTCAGTTTGGATGGTTATCGCCTACCGTCGCGGTGCGCGCTATCTCAACAATATTGGCAGGTACTAGCCTTGAAACCCATCATCGTTTTCTAAAAGAAGCAGAAGCCTTGCGCTTAGCGTTTGTTCAAGGGCTGAATAAAGTGCATGTTGAGAAGTTGGACTACAAACTCGACATGAACCGTAACGCTAGCGAAGAAGCGGCGGATAAAGCGGTTGTAGCTGCAGACAATTGGGCGTTGCTATCAGAGTTTAATTTCAAACCAGAGGCCGCAAACACACGCATTTCAAACGCGCTTATTTACTTTTTACAACTGTTTGTTTGGGTATGCATTACCGCCTTGCTTTTAAAAGCGGCTGTTAGGAGGTTAAACCCATGA
- a CDS encoding MarR family winged helix-turn-helix transcriptional regulator, with product MRKEEELLVALRRVIRAVDLRSKQLSKHVGLTGPQLLVMQNIQERPGIMVREIADSINLSPATITNILDRLEARDLATRIRSTQDKRKVGVFLTERGKAAVVDAPRPLQEHFVERFSQLKEWEQSQMVATVQRIASMMDAEDIDASPFLELGSITEKNM from the coding sequence ATGCGAAAAGAAGAAGAACTGTTGGTAGCGTTACGGCGCGTTATTCGCGCCGTAGACCTACGAAGCAAACAGCTAAGTAAGCATGTGGGCTTAACCGGCCCACAACTTCTGGTTATGCAAAATATTCAAGAGCGCCCTGGCATAATGGTGCGTGAAATTGCCGACTCCATTAATTTGAGCCCGGCGACCATAACCAATATTCTCGATAGATTAGAAGCGCGGGATCTTGCCACGCGCATTAGGAGCACCCAAGACAAACGTAAAGTGGGCGTGTTTTTAACAGAACGAGGTAAGGCGGCTGTAGTTGATGCACCTCGCCCACTTCAAGAGCACTTTGTCGAGCGTTTTTCGCAGCTTAAAGAATGGGAACAAAGTCAAATGGTAGCCACGGTTCAACGTATTGCTAGCATGATGGATGCAGAAGATATTGACGCATCACCTTTCTTGGAACTAGGCAGCATTACCGAAAAGAACATGTAG
- a CDS encoding RnfH family protein — protein sequence MSDLINCEVAYALPTQQAIVSVAVKPDATVEEVITASTILQQFPDIDLSKTKVGIWSRVVKLRDSVSDGDRIEIYRPLIADPKEIRKRRAEKAKEEGRADKVTGGRVNPLKAKESQGEK from the coding sequence GTGAGTGATTTAATTAATTGTGAAGTTGCTTATGCCTTACCTACTCAACAAGCGATTGTGAGTGTGGCGGTAAAGCCCGATGCCACCGTTGAAGAGGTAATTACGGCGTCGACTATTTTACAGCAGTTTCCAGACATTGATTTATCTAAAACCAAGGTGGGTATATGGAGTCGTGTGGTGAAGCTGCGCGATTCCGTGAGTGATGGCGATCGCATAGAAATATACCGCCCGCTTATTGCAGACCCCAAAGAAATTAGAAAGCGCCGAGCTGAAAAAGCGAAAGAAGAAGGGCGGGCCGACAAAGTCACGGGTGGCCGCGTTAACCCATTAAAAGCAAAAGAATCACAAGGCGAGAAATGA
- a CDS encoding NADH:flavin oxidoreductase/NADH oxidase family protein has translation MCSNSKIYTPYTLPCGVTVRNRLVKAAMEENMSSQGNLPGSALYTLYRYWAHGNLGMVITGNVMVDKQAMTGPGGVALEKHTPLASFERWAKIIKSNGALAVMQINHPGRQVFKNMQGKAIAPSAVPLDMGKHSKLFAQPREMTCEDIHDVCRRFVETAKQAEKAGFDGIEIHAAHGYLLTQFLSPLTNQRQDEWGGSIINRARLLINIVSQIRAVCAKGFIVMVKLNSADFQKNGFSFDDACDVVNRLEALGVDVIELSGGSYEAPAMQGQTRDDTTLAREAYFLEFAHTLENKTDIPLMTTGGIKRAAVAERVIEQGCELVGLASALAITPDLAKKWQQEWSYSGIIPHCGWRDKSLASLANMAMVRRQLRRLGNNLTTLRNPSPLWSLLLDLMHRKSMTKRDVAASQAEPAAHDE, from the coding sequence ATGTGTTCTAATTCTAAAATATATACACCCTATACCTTGCCTTGTGGCGTTACTGTGCGTAATCGGCTAGTAAAAGCGGCAATGGAAGAAAATATGTCTAGCCAAGGTAATTTGCCCGGTAGTGCGCTTTATACGCTTTATCGGTATTGGGCTCATGGCAATTTAGGCATGGTCATTACTGGTAATGTCATGGTAGATAAACAGGCCATGACAGGGCCCGGCGGTGTGGCGCTTGAAAAGCATACACCGTTAGCGTCGTTCGAACGTTGGGCTAAAATTATTAAGTCAAACGGTGCTTTAGCGGTGATGCAAATAAATCACCCTGGTCGGCAAGTGTTCAAGAATATGCAGGGCAAAGCGATTGCACCTTCTGCCGTTCCCCTCGATATGGGTAAGCATTCAAAATTGTTTGCCCAGCCTAGAGAAATGACCTGCGAAGATATTCACGATGTGTGTCGCCGTTTTGTTGAAACTGCGAAACAGGCAGAAAAAGCAGGCTTCGACGGTATTGAAATTCACGCGGCACATGGTTATCTGCTTACCCAATTTTTATCGCCGCTGACGAATCAGCGTCAAGACGAGTGGGGCGGTTCTATTATAAATCGCGCCAGGTTGTTGATTAATATTGTCAGCCAAATTAGGGCGGTTTGCGCGAAAGGCTTTATTGTCATGGTGAAGCTGAATTCTGCTGATTTCCAGAAAAACGGGTTTAGTTTTGATGATGCCTGCGATGTAGTAAACCGCTTAGAAGCCTTGGGTGTGGATGTTATTGAGTTGTCCGGTGGTAGCTACGAAGCGCCTGCTATGCAGGGGCAAACCCGTGACGACACTACGCTTGCCAGAGAAGCCTATTTTCTGGAATTTGCCCATACACTAGAAAATAAAACCGATATCCCTTTAATGACCACCGGCGGTATAAAACGTGCCGCAGTTGCTGAAAGGGTTATTGAGCAAGGCTGTGAGTTGGTGGGGTTAGCCAGTGCACTCGCCATAACGCCAGATTTAGCTAAAAAGTGGCAACAAGAATGGAGCTATTCTGGCATTATTCCTCATTGTGGCTGGCGAGATAAATCGTTAGCCAGCTTAGCAAATATGGCAATGGTACGGCGTCAGCTGCGTCGTTTAGGTAATAATCTCACGACATTGCGAAACCCTTCGCCCTTGTGGAGCTTGTTGTTAGATTTAATGCACAGAAAATCGATGACCAAGCGTGACGTAGCGGCCAGTCAAGCTGAGCCAGCGGCTCACGATGAGTGA
- a CDS encoding TonB-dependent siderophore receptor, producing the protein MKTSWVKSSLAASISALLSTSALAQSESNQVEADVEKITVHGLHRAYQGAFEYKEVPAAAQDIDLGLIGDAGAINLNDALDLSASVARQNNFGGLWNSFAIRGFSGDENLPSGFLVNGFNAGRGFGGPRDLAGIDHVEVLKGPKAALFGRGEPGGAVNLVTKRPQFLSGGEVKATYGSWEQVRLEADVQTVLGSKEDVGLRLVGFYEDAESFRDTVETEKVGFYPSLSWEFSEDTRITYELEYTEQKIPFDRGVIAIDGKLGIQPIETFVGDPSGDRINTDVVGHQLEISHKLNDDWNLLLGAGLRDTTFEGNALETNFEGRQTVFIDPDQTLLSRFKRYRDFETDYLVLRGELAGEFETGSISHRIIIGGDYDKFENDQVILRYRPAYFSSDTDISDLDLSQYLVIDILNPDYSPVADVELSDNLDRLETQEAWGFYIQDQIDITDKLQVRFGGRVDKFEQQIDNRLNDPVTTTSQDDTRFSPQLGAVYLLDDSLSFYATYGEGFRQLTGSDYAGNPFEPNQSESVEVGVKADLTSMFDNLRGDVTLSAFNIEQSNILVFDSSEEASDGFFLTPAGKARSRGVELDINAEFKNGVSLWMSYAFIDAESTNHAEDANFVAAIEAGDPLINVPENQLSIQLSKSLSISDMPVRLGSGLLYVDERLGQTGTDFYLPSYTTVRAFAQIEPAENLLVRAEVDNVFDREHYTNSFAEVWVEPGALRRFRISAAYRF; encoded by the coding sequence ATGAAAACTAGTTGGGTGAAATCATCACTTGCGGCCAGTATATCGGCATTACTCAGTACATCTGCTTTAGCACAAAGCGAAAGTAACCAAGTTGAAGCTGATGTTGAAAAAATTACCGTACACGGCTTGCATCGCGCGTATCAGGGAGCGTTTGAATATAAGGAAGTTCCTGCCGCTGCACAGGATATTGATTTAGGGCTAATTGGCGATGCTGGTGCAATCAACCTCAATGATGCTTTAGATCTTTCGGCCTCTGTTGCACGCCAAAACAATTTCGGCGGCCTTTGGAATAGCTTTGCTATTCGTGGTTTTTCCGGGGACGAAAACCTACCCAGTGGTTTTTTGGTGAATGGGTTTAATGCTGGGCGTGGTTTTGGTGGCCCGCGTGATTTAGCGGGCATTGATCATGTTGAAGTATTAAAAGGCCCCAAGGCCGCTTTGTTTGGTAGAGGCGAACCGGGTGGCGCGGTTAACTTAGTGACTAAACGCCCACAGTTTCTTAGCGGTGGTGAGGTAAAAGCTACCTATGGCAGTTGGGAACAAGTTAGGCTGGAAGCCGATGTGCAAACCGTTTTAGGCAGCAAAGAAGACGTAGGCCTAAGGCTTGTTGGATTTTATGAAGATGCAGAGAGTTTTAGGGATACCGTAGAAACAGAAAAAGTCGGCTTTTACCCGTCGCTCTCTTGGGAGTTTTCAGAAGACACCCGTATTACTTACGAACTTGAATATACAGAACAAAAAATCCCTTTTGATCGCGGCGTGATAGCCATAGATGGAAAACTGGGCATTCAACCTATTGAAACCTTTGTTGGTGACCCTTCGGGAGACAGGATAAACACAGACGTGGTAGGTCACCAACTGGAAATTTCCCACAAACTTAACGATGACTGGAACCTCCTACTAGGTGCCGGTTTACGCGATACCACATTTGAAGGTAATGCATTAGAAACTAACTTTGAAGGTCGGCAAACCGTGTTTATTGACCCAGACCAAACGTTACTTTCTCGCTTTAAACGTTATCGCGACTTTGAAACTGATTATTTGGTGTTACGCGGTGAATTAGCAGGTGAATTTGAAACGGGCTCAATTAGCCACCGCATTATTATTGGCGGCGATTACGATAAGTTTGAAAATGACCAAGTGATATTGCGCTATCGCCCCGCGTATTTTTCCAGCGATACTGATATTAGTGATTTGGATTTGAGCCAATACCTGGTGATCGATATTCTCAACCCTGACTACTCACCCGTAGCGGATGTTGAATTATCTGACAACCTAGACCGCTTGGAAACACAAGAAGCTTGGGGGTTCTATATTCAAGATCAGATAGACATTACCGACAAGCTTCAAGTGCGTTTTGGTGGCCGCGTTGATAAGTTTGAGCAGCAAATTGATAATCGTTTAAACGACCCCGTTACCACCACGTCTCAAGATGACACTCGTTTTTCCCCGCAGCTTGGTGCTGTATACCTGCTGGATGACAGCCTGAGTTTTTACGCCACGTACGGCGAAGGCTTCAGGCAACTTACGGGTTCCGACTACGCTGGCAACCCATTTGAGCCGAACCAGTCTGAGTCTGTAGAAGTGGGCGTAAAAGCAGACCTCACATCAATGTTCGACAACCTACGAGGTGACGTTACGCTTTCTGCCTTTAACATTGAGCAAAGCAACATCTTAGTGTTTGATAGCAGTGAAGAAGCCTCAGACGGCTTTTTCTTAACCCCGGCTGGCAAGGCGCGCAGTCGTGGGGTTGAACTTGATATCAATGCTGAGTTTAAAAACGGTGTTTCGCTTTGGATGTCTTACGCTTTTATTGATGCTGAAAGTACAAACCATGCCGAAGATGCTAACTTCGTAGCCGCGATTGAAGCTGGAGACCCGCTCATCAATGTGCCTGAAAATCAATTGAGCATTCAGCTGAGTAAAAGCCTGTCAATCTCAGACATGCCGGTACGACTAGGCTCTGGGTTGCTCTATGTGGATGAACGCCTGGGTCAAACGGGTACCGATTTTTATCTGCCTAGTTACACCACGGTACGCGCATTCGCGCAAATCGAACCGGCTGAAAATTTGCTGGTGCGGGCAGAAGTCGACAACGTATTTGATAGAGAGCACTACACCAACTCGTTTGCTGAAGTGTGGGTAGAACCTGGGGCGCTCCGTCGTTTTAGAATTTCCGCCGCTTACCGTTTTTAA
- a CDS encoding DUF3526 domain-containing protein — MMRFTDIKREAGFVFGHRQIKLTLLVVFLLSAASLWSGHVEMQEQQATIERLLEKDQIEREAVITHQSNYGMVAYYAFHLTYAPPSPLAFAAVGERDVFPWKHRIRMLALEGQIYESDTDNPELAFLGRFDFAFVTSVLLPLFIILLLYDLKAKEREARRFELLNVTARNAHAIWSARALVTLVPLALVTLIPFVFFGLVNGASLPSILTVCAIVIGNIALWSGIVLSIGAAKRFTNFSATHLASIMLGVWIVTTVVVPVTAHTLINAVVETPEGGDIVLTQREAVNSAWDKPVEDTWRAFIATHPQWADYTTFNPERDSSFNWKWYYAFQQVGDQAASELSQGYQAATLQKDTIASYVALLSPSLLSQRLLSNAANTDVKAMVGYENDVRAFHQALRKFYYYHLFKAPEFSQESFEALPQFTPSIKTSQEKKNEN; from the coding sequence ATGATGCGTTTTACTGATATTAAACGTGAAGCCGGTTTTGTGTTCGGTCACCGACAAATAAAGCTTACCTTACTCGTGGTGTTTCTTTTAAGTGCGGCGTCGTTGTGGTCGGGACATGTGGAAATGCAGGAACAACAAGCCACGATTGAACGCTTATTAGAAAAAGACCAAATAGAGCGTGAAGCCGTTATCACCCACCAGTCTAACTACGGCATGGTGGCGTATTACGCGTTTCACCTAACCTACGCGCCCCCTTCCCCCCTTGCGTTTGCTGCCGTAGGTGAACGGGATGTATTTCCTTGGAAGCATCGCATACGTATGTTGGCGTTAGAAGGGCAAATTTATGAAAGCGATACAGATAACCCAGAGCTGGCATTTTTAGGTCGGTTTGATTTTGCCTTTGTTACCAGTGTATTGCTGCCATTATTTATCATATTGCTACTTTACGACTTAAAAGCGAAAGAACGTGAAGCCCGCCGCTTCGAGTTACTTAATGTAACCGCGCGTAATGCCCATGCTATTTGGTCAGCACGAGCACTAGTCACCTTAGTTCCCTTGGCGCTTGTTACACTTATTCCGTTTGTTTTTTTCGGGTTAGTTAACGGCGCCTCGTTACCGTCTATATTAACCGTTTGCGCGATAGTGATAGGTAACATTGCACTATGGAGTGGTATTGTTCTTTCAATTGGCGCGGCAAAGCGATTTACTAATTTCAGTGCAACACACCTCGCCTCTATCATGCTAGGCGTTTGGATTGTTACCACAGTTGTCGTGCCGGTGACCGCACACACGTTAATTAATGCTGTGGTAGAAACACCTGAAGGTGGCGACATTGTGCTTACCCAGCGCGAAGCGGTAAACAGCGCGTGGGATAAGCCCGTTGAAGATACGTGGCGCGCCTTCATTGCCACTCACCCGCAGTGGGCCGATTACACAACATTCAACCCTGAAAGAGACAGTTCATTTAACTGGAAGTGGTATTACGCGTTTCAGCAAGTGGGCGACCAAGCCGCTAGCGAATTGTCGCAAGGCTATCAGGCTGCAACGCTTCAAAAAGACACCATTGCAAGCTACGTAGCGCTGCTTTCCCCGTCTTTGCTCTCTCAACGTTTGTTATCAAATGCAGCTAACACTGACGTAAAAGCAATGGTGGGTTATGAAAATGACGTGCGCGCTTTTCATCAGGCACTGCGTAAATTCTATTACTACCACCTTTTCAAAGCGCCTGAATTTTCTCAAGAAAGCTTTGAAGCGCTGCCACAATTTACACCAAGCATAAAAACCTCACAGGAAAAGAAGAATGAAAACTAG
- a CDS encoding type II toxin-antitoxin system RatA family toxin — protein sequence MPSIQRSALVAHSAEAMFNLVNDVAAYPQFLPGCSDSKILEASHDVMKASLLVAKAGIKQWFTTHNVLEPGKRIDMQLVDGPFRSLNGGWTFSALSEDACKIELNLEFEFSNKLAEMAFGKIFNSLASNMVQAFTERARSVYA from the coding sequence ATGCCAAGTATTCAACGCAGTGCTTTGGTAGCACATAGCGCAGAGGCAATGTTCAATTTGGTGAACGATGTTGCCGCCTATCCACAATTTTTACCCGGTTGTAGCGATAGCAAAATTCTTGAAGCCTCCCACGATGTGATGAAGGCATCATTGTTAGTGGCAAAAGCGGGAATTAAACAATGGTTTACCACCCATAATGTGCTGGAGCCTGGTAAGCGTATTGATATGCAATTGGTTGATGGGCCGTTTCGTTCATTAAACGGAGGATGGACGTTCTCTGCATTGTCAGAAGATGCCTGTAAAATTGAGCTTAATCTAGAATTTGAATTTTCCAATAAATTGGCGGAAATGGCCTTCGGTAAGATTTTTAATAGTTTAGCGTCTAATATGGTTCAAGCTTTTACAGAGCGTGCCAGGAGCGTATACGCGTGA
- a CDS encoding ABC transporter ATP-binding protein, with amino-acid sequence MTTNSVISANALSVHIDQRTILDNLNFEVGKGEVFALLGGNGAGKSTTLKTFLGLMKPSTGSASVMGLSVAEHTNEVQKSVAYLPESVTLYGHLSGLENIRYFLSVAGVDKSDDAVFAALRKVALQKGAWTKALSNYSKGMRQKTAIALALLRNAPVLFLDEPTSGLDPAAIDEFNALVSELAANGATIFMVTHDVYGACQVAHRIVLLSNGKLTGSFERVGDTPIDTEAVHAAFAGRKA; translated from the coding sequence ATGACAACAAATTCAGTAATTAGCGCTAACGCGTTATCGGTTCACATAGATCAACGAACGATTCTAGATAACCTCAATTTTGAAGTAGGGAAAGGCGAAGTATTTGCGCTTTTAGGCGGTAATGGAGCGGGGAAATCCACCACCCTTAAAACGTTTCTTGGGTTAATGAAGCCAAGCACGGGGAGTGCCTCTGTGATGGGTTTATCGGTAGCAGAACATACCAATGAAGTACAAAAGTCAGTGGCCTACTTACCTGAATCCGTAACCTTATATGGCCACCTTTCTGGCTTAGAAAACATACGTTATTTTTTGTCAGTGGCTGGGGTCGATAAATCAGATGACGCCGTGTTTGCTGCGCTACGCAAAGTGGCTCTTCAGAAAGGTGCATGGACCAAGGCGCTATCAAACTATTCAAAAGGCATGCGCCAGAAAACCGCAATTGCGCTCGCCTTATTGCGCAATGCGCCTGTGTTGTTTTTAGATGAACCCACTTCAGGGTTAGACCCTGCCGCTATCGATGAATTTAATGCGTTGGTGTCTGAACTAGCGGCCAACGGCGCTACCATTTTTATGGTAACCCACGACGTTTACGGCGCTTGCCAAGTGGCTCACCGCATTGTGCTTTTAAGTAACGGTAAATTGACCGGTTCGTTTGAACGTGTTGGCGACACGCCTATCGACACAGAAGCGGTACACGCCGCATTTGCAGGGCGTAAAGCATGA
- the smpB gene encoding SsrA-binding protein SmpB, with amino-acid sequence MKKNKANKNTTGNIAQNKKARHDYFLEDKFEAGLELQGWEIKSIRSGKVNITDAYIIIQNAEAYLVGCRISPLSQASTHVVAAPERARKLLLNKREIDRLMGARDRQGYSIVATSMYWKKCWVKLEIHLAKGKHAHDKRDTLKDKDWQRQKERMMKHSV; translated from the coding sequence ATGAAAAAGAATAAAGCCAACAAAAACACCACCGGAAATATCGCGCAAAATAAAAAGGCGCGTCACGATTATTTTCTCGAAGACAAATTTGAAGCTGGTTTAGAGCTTCAAGGCTGGGAAATTAAAAGTATCCGATCGGGTAAAGTTAACATTACCGACGCCTACATTATTATTCAGAACGCTGAAGCCTATTTGGTGGGTTGTAGAATAAGCCCGTTGAGCCAAGCATCTACCCATGTGGTAGCCGCTCCAGAGCGGGCAAGAAAGCTACTGCTGAATAAGCGTGAAATAGACCGTTTAATGGGCGCTAGAGACCGCCAAGGTTACTCTATTGTAGCAACGTCTATGTACTGGAAAAAATGCTGGGTAAAATTAGAAATTCACTTAGCTAAAGGTAAGCACGCCCACGATAAACGAGATACATTGAAAGACAAAGACTGGCAACGCCAGAAAGAACGTATGATGAAGCACAGCGTGTAG
- a CDS encoding DUF4437 domain-containing protein: MLGMPFMSYADTKVVPAKEVEWGYLNPLRGDKSPGAADLWGDRTQDTATGMLVRFNKGFESPPHIHNITYRGIVIEGQMHNDDPSAAKMWMPTGSFWTQPAGEDHTTAANDTTNLIYLEIDEGPYLVKPSNAHFDNGERPVNLHINNMVWLHDSDLVTLSADGVKATYLWGDTQDVFGSMLSLPAGFNGTITAYGQSFKAVVIKGAVNYTYSDAQVTQHTAMGSTDSDEGNKTIALGAGSFLESTGESQHKVNNTSDGEVLVYIRADKPFQVSQ; the protein is encoded by the coding sequence ATGCTTGGCATGCCTTTCATGTCCTACGCCGACACGAAAGTGGTGCCCGCAAAGGAGGTAGAATGGGGATATTTAAATCCGCTTCGTGGGGATAAAAGCCCAGGCGCCGCTGATTTGTGGGGAGATAGAACACAAGATACTGCAACGGGTATGTTGGTGCGCTTTAACAAAGGGTTTGAGTCGCCGCCCCACATTCATAATATTACGTATCGTGGAATTGTCATAGAAGGGCAAATGCACAACGATGATCCTAGCGCAGCCAAAATGTGGATGCCCACAGGCTCGTTTTGGACTCAACCCGCCGGGGAAGATCATACTACCGCAGCTAACGATACAACTAACCTCATCTACTTAGAGATTGACGAAGGCCCGTATCTGGTTAAACCATCAAACGCACATTTTGACAATGGTGAACGCCCCGTGAATCTGCACATCAACAATATGGTTTGGCTTCACGACTCTGATTTAGTAACCCTATCTGCTGATGGCGTTAAGGCAACCTATTTATGGGGAGACACCCAAGATGTATTTGGTTCAATGCTTTCTTTACCGGCAGGATTTAACGGCACGATTACGGCCTATGGGCAATCATTTAAAGCTGTCGTCATAAAAGGTGCGGTGAACTATACGTATTCAGATGCGCAGGTAACTCAACACACCGCAATGGGCTCAACAGATAGCGATGAAGGGAACAAAACTATCGCCCTTGGCGCGGGAAGTTTCCTAGAATCAACCGGCGAAAGCCAACACAAGGTTAACAACACGAGTGATGGCGAGGTACTTGTTTATATTCGTGCCGATAAGCCTTTCCAAGTAAGCCAATAG